One segment of Neodiprion fabricii isolate iyNeoFabr1 chromosome 1, iyNeoFabr1.1, whole genome shotgun sequence DNA contains the following:
- the LOC124187012 gene encoding uncharacterized protein LOC124187012 isoform X1, with product MTDGNISIEEDTELRDLVAQTLENNGVLAKVRAELRASVFLALEEQESVMNTKPLLNKTVKQYLANSEGRLLFSLVREFLEYFGLDYTISVYDPETYAGKEYNYAGRSKLCEELGIVSSEPLLGEILRTHARRSFNNSEKQPLLNFQNEDDGNGNMATKMHNISSNMCNETYDEMTPKILHKDSVSLSNDNNDSSEKLESMSEAALKVPINVTITDKKKTITNNQTFNNVLIDTSSCELQKNNSLRKNDNTNLEDVTDTHRVDGNKENNDVRFSKFSMNLDAVNVNVESEKQSLNKTEPLIKFDETIIDEVQPNQNEKDANKQKGINNTELHNANNVQNKKIITDKSLGKTMFFDEIIIDGKKEKVGANHKSESSLLGDLPPLTTKVTSIFSDLPSFNTKKTDINDLKELMDIGLASEGIDNYEEDFISSASGSANEQSPSKSPDKCESPNKSRYKKEERPQSVRSDDISEEIEGIDEILSSTSCLENVPAAKSISNITVDVVTDYIQDV from the exons atgacAGACGGAAATATTTCCATCGAGGAGGATACCGAGCTCCGTGATCTCGTGGCCCAAACGTTAGAAAATAATGGGGTGCTGGCCAAAGTGCGA GCAGAGCTTAGAGCGAGCGTCTTTTTAGCCCTCGAGGAACAAGAATCTGTGATG AACACGAAGCCGCTGCTTAACAAAACTGTAAAACAGTACCTGGCAAATTCTGAGGGAAGATTGCTGTTCTCATTGGTCAGAGAATTTCTGGAATATTTCGGTCTTGATTATACGATATCTGTTTATGACCCTGAGACGTACGCCGGTAAGGAATACAACTATGCAGGTAGAAGCAAGCTGTGCGAAGAACTTGGCATAGTTTCAAGCGAGCCGCTGCTTGGGGAAATTTTGAGGACCCACGCACGTCGATCGTTCAATAATTCAGAAAAGCAG cctttgttgaattttcagaaCGAAGATGACGGCAATGGAAATATGGCAACAAAAATGCATAATATTTCTAGTAACATGTGTAATGAGACATACGACGAAATGACaccgaaaattttacacaaagATTCTGTGTCTCTATCAAATGATAATAACGACTCGTCAGAAAAATTGGAAAGCATGTCAGAAGCTGCTTTAAAAGTTCCAATAAATGTGACGATAactgacaagaaaaaaaccatCACTAATAATCAAACGTTCAATAATGTTCTAATAGACACATCTAGCTGCGAGcttcagaaaaataattcactcaGGAAAAATGATAACACCAATTTAGAAGATGTAACTGATACTCACAGAGTCGATGGTAACAAAGAGAACAACGACGTACGCTTCAGCAAGTTTTCTATGAATTTAGATGCCGTTAATGTAAATGTTGAAAGCGAGAAGCAGTCATTGAATAAAACCGAGCCATTAATTAAGTTTGACGAAACTATTATAGACGAAGTACAACcaaatcaaaatgaaaaagacgCCAACAAGCAAAAAGGCATAAATAATACAGAGTTGCATAACGcaaataatgtacaaaataagaaaatcatTACAGATAAGAGTTTAGGAAAAACCATGTTCTTTGACGAGATTATTATTGACGGTAAGAAGGAAAAAGTTGGTGCAAATCACAAAAGCGAATCTTCACTGTTAGGCGACTTACCTCCACTCACCACAAAAGTCACATCCATATTTAGTGATTTGCCATCCTTTAATACTAAGAAGACAGACATCAACGATCTTAAAGAACTCATGGACATTGGGCTTG CTTCAGAAGGAATTGATAACTATGAAGAAGATTTTATCTCATCTGCATCTGGCAGTGCGAACGAGCAAAGCCCTTCTAAAAGCCCTGACAAATGCGAGAGCCCGAACAAATCCCGGTACAAAAAAGAGGAAAGACCCCAGAGTGTAAGAAGTGACGACATAAGCGAAGAGATCGAAGGGATTGACGAAATTCTCAGCAGCACGTCTTGC CTAGAGAATGTTCCTGCAGCAAAGTCTATATCAAATATAACAGTGGACGTCGTCACAGATTATATCCAGGATGTGTGA
- the LOC124187012 gene encoding centrosomal protein 43-like isoform X2, whose amino-acid sequence MTDGNISIEEDTELRDLVAQTLENNGVLAKVRAELRASVFLALEEQESVMNTKPLLNKTVKQYLANSEGRLLFSLVREFLEYFGLDYTISVYDPETYAGKEYNYAGRSKLCEELGIVSSEPLLGEILRTHARRSFNNSEKQNEDDGNGNMATKMHNISSNMCNETYDEMTPKILHKDSVSLSNDNNDSSEKLESMSEAALKVPINVTITDKKKTITNNQTFNNVLIDTSSCELQKNNSLRKNDNTNLEDVTDTHRVDGNKENNDVRFSKFSMNLDAVNVNVESEKQSLNKTEPLIKFDETIIDEVQPNQNEKDANKQKGINNTELHNANNVQNKKIITDKSLGKTMFFDEIIIDGKKEKVGANHKSESSLLGDLPPLTTKVTSIFSDLPSFNTKKTDINDLKELMDIGLASEGIDNYEEDFISSASGSANEQSPSKSPDKCESPNKSRYKKEERPQSVRSDDISEEIEGIDEILSSTSCLENVPAAKSISNITVDVVTDYIQDV is encoded by the exons atgacAGACGGAAATATTTCCATCGAGGAGGATACCGAGCTCCGTGATCTCGTGGCCCAAACGTTAGAAAATAATGGGGTGCTGGCCAAAGTGCGA GCAGAGCTTAGAGCGAGCGTCTTTTTAGCCCTCGAGGAACAAGAATCTGTGATG AACACGAAGCCGCTGCTTAACAAAACTGTAAAACAGTACCTGGCAAATTCTGAGGGAAGATTGCTGTTCTCATTGGTCAGAGAATTTCTGGAATATTTCGGTCTTGATTATACGATATCTGTTTATGACCCTGAGACGTACGCCGGTAAGGAATACAACTATGCAGGTAGAAGCAAGCTGTGCGAAGAACTTGGCATAGTTTCAAGCGAGCCGCTGCTTGGGGAAATTTTGAGGACCCACGCACGTCGATCGTTCAATAATTCAGAAAAGCAG aaCGAAGATGACGGCAATGGAAATATGGCAACAAAAATGCATAATATTTCTAGTAACATGTGTAATGAGACATACGACGAAATGACaccgaaaattttacacaaagATTCTGTGTCTCTATCAAATGATAATAACGACTCGTCAGAAAAATTGGAAAGCATGTCAGAAGCTGCTTTAAAAGTTCCAATAAATGTGACGATAactgacaagaaaaaaaccatCACTAATAATCAAACGTTCAATAATGTTCTAATAGACACATCTAGCTGCGAGcttcagaaaaataattcactcaGGAAAAATGATAACACCAATTTAGAAGATGTAACTGATACTCACAGAGTCGATGGTAACAAAGAGAACAACGACGTACGCTTCAGCAAGTTTTCTATGAATTTAGATGCCGTTAATGTAAATGTTGAAAGCGAGAAGCAGTCATTGAATAAAACCGAGCCATTAATTAAGTTTGACGAAACTATTATAGACGAAGTACAACcaaatcaaaatgaaaaagacgCCAACAAGCAAAAAGGCATAAATAATACAGAGTTGCATAACGcaaataatgtacaaaataagaaaatcatTACAGATAAGAGTTTAGGAAAAACCATGTTCTTTGACGAGATTATTATTGACGGTAAGAAGGAAAAAGTTGGTGCAAATCACAAAAGCGAATCTTCACTGTTAGGCGACTTACCTCCACTCACCACAAAAGTCACATCCATATTTAGTGATTTGCCATCCTTTAATACTAAGAAGACAGACATCAACGATCTTAAAGAACTCATGGACATTGGGCTTG CTTCAGAAGGAATTGATAACTATGAAGAAGATTTTATCTCATCTGCATCTGGCAGTGCGAACGAGCAAAGCCCTTCTAAAAGCCCTGACAAATGCGAGAGCCCGAACAAATCCCGGTACAAAAAAGAGGAAAGACCCCAGAGTGTAAGAAGTGACGACATAAGCGAAGAGATCGAAGGGATTGACGAAATTCTCAGCAGCACGTCTTGC CTAGAGAATGTTCCTGCAGCAAAGTCTATATCAAATATAACAGTGGACGTCGTCACAGATTATATCCAGGATGTGTGA
- the LOC124187012 gene encoding uncharacterized protein LOC124187012 isoform X3 translates to MTDGNISIEEDTELRDLVAQTLENNGVLAKVRNTKPLLNKTVKQYLANSEGRLLFSLVREFLEYFGLDYTISVYDPETYAGKEYNYAGRSKLCEELGIVSSEPLLGEILRTHARRSFNNSEKQPLLNFQNEDDGNGNMATKMHNISSNMCNETYDEMTPKILHKDSVSLSNDNNDSSEKLESMSEAALKVPINVTITDKKKTITNNQTFNNVLIDTSSCELQKNNSLRKNDNTNLEDVTDTHRVDGNKENNDVRFSKFSMNLDAVNVNVESEKQSLNKTEPLIKFDETIIDEVQPNQNEKDANKQKGINNTELHNANNVQNKKIITDKSLGKTMFFDEIIIDGKKEKVGANHKSESSLLGDLPPLTTKVTSIFSDLPSFNTKKTDINDLKELMDIGLASEGIDNYEEDFISSASGSANEQSPSKSPDKCESPNKSRYKKEERPQSVRSDDISEEIEGIDEILSSTSCLENVPAAKSISNITVDVVTDYIQDV, encoded by the exons atgacAGACGGAAATATTTCCATCGAGGAGGATACCGAGCTCCGTGATCTCGTGGCCCAAACGTTAGAAAATAATGGGGTGCTGGCCAAAGTGCGA AACACGAAGCCGCTGCTTAACAAAACTGTAAAACAGTACCTGGCAAATTCTGAGGGAAGATTGCTGTTCTCATTGGTCAGAGAATTTCTGGAATATTTCGGTCTTGATTATACGATATCTGTTTATGACCCTGAGACGTACGCCGGTAAGGAATACAACTATGCAGGTAGAAGCAAGCTGTGCGAAGAACTTGGCATAGTTTCAAGCGAGCCGCTGCTTGGGGAAATTTTGAGGACCCACGCACGTCGATCGTTCAATAATTCAGAAAAGCAG cctttgttgaattttcagaaCGAAGATGACGGCAATGGAAATATGGCAACAAAAATGCATAATATTTCTAGTAACATGTGTAATGAGACATACGACGAAATGACaccgaaaattttacacaaagATTCTGTGTCTCTATCAAATGATAATAACGACTCGTCAGAAAAATTGGAAAGCATGTCAGAAGCTGCTTTAAAAGTTCCAATAAATGTGACGATAactgacaagaaaaaaaccatCACTAATAATCAAACGTTCAATAATGTTCTAATAGACACATCTAGCTGCGAGcttcagaaaaataattcactcaGGAAAAATGATAACACCAATTTAGAAGATGTAACTGATACTCACAGAGTCGATGGTAACAAAGAGAACAACGACGTACGCTTCAGCAAGTTTTCTATGAATTTAGATGCCGTTAATGTAAATGTTGAAAGCGAGAAGCAGTCATTGAATAAAACCGAGCCATTAATTAAGTTTGACGAAACTATTATAGACGAAGTACAACcaaatcaaaatgaaaaagacgCCAACAAGCAAAAAGGCATAAATAATACAGAGTTGCATAACGcaaataatgtacaaaataagaaaatcatTACAGATAAGAGTTTAGGAAAAACCATGTTCTTTGACGAGATTATTATTGACGGTAAGAAGGAAAAAGTTGGTGCAAATCACAAAAGCGAATCTTCACTGTTAGGCGACTTACCTCCACTCACCACAAAAGTCACATCCATATTTAGTGATTTGCCATCCTTTAATACTAAGAAGACAGACATCAACGATCTTAAAGAACTCATGGACATTGGGCTTG CTTCAGAAGGAATTGATAACTATGAAGAAGATTTTATCTCATCTGCATCTGGCAGTGCGAACGAGCAAAGCCCTTCTAAAAGCCCTGACAAATGCGAGAGCCCGAACAAATCCCGGTACAAAAAAGAGGAAAGACCCCAGAGTGTAAGAAGTGACGACATAAGCGAAGAGATCGAAGGGATTGACGAAATTCTCAGCAGCACGTCTTGC CTAGAGAATGTTCCTGCAGCAAAGTCTATATCAAATATAACAGTGGACGTCGTCACAGATTATATCCAGGATGTGTGA
- the LOC124187164 gene encoding mitochondrial import inner membrane translocase subunit Tim13: MAMDSLPSGNLSGIQKDELMEQVQQQIAVANAQELLTKMTEKCFKKCIQKPGTSLDSSEQKCVAMCMDRYMDAWNLVSKAYSNRLQRERNRL; encoded by the exons ATGGCCATGGACTCGTTACCATCGGGAAATTTGTCGGGCATTCAAAAGGACGAACTAATGGAGCAGGTCCAACAACAAATAGCCGTCGCCAACGCCCAGGAGCTGCTCAcg AAAATGACGGAAAAGTGCTTCAAGAAGTGCATCCAGAAGCCCGGAACGTCCCTTGACAGCTCCGAACAG aaatgCGTAGCAATGTGTATGGATCGATATATGGATGCTTGGAACTTGGTGTCTAAAGCGTACAGTAACAGGCTTCAGAGAGAACGCAACAGATTGTAA